The segment AATACTTCTTAACACTACATATGCGTCACAAAAAAaattaattcatcctctgggATGTTaatgttacacattttacacattGCTGCGGCATTATTGTCGTCATCTTTATGCCTTTCATTACAAAGAAGCCTTAGGCACAGGTGATGAAGTCAAAGTAAACATGAATATCGTCTACATTCTGTAAAATGTACATTAGAAAAATAAACTCTACATCTAATAGTGATTTAATGTACTTGTAGTGAGCGGAATGCAATGATTCATAATTCTACTCAGTATGTTTTGCCTCCTTACATCAATAAGCCTCTGTTTAAACATGGATATAGAATGATAAGTAATACCAACCACACAAAATCAAACTCGTTGGTGCTAAACAAACGTTTTACATATGATGCCCATGTATATCTACCAGCTGAGTCGAGAgttttcatcaaaatataacattgttTTGGATACCTATCTTCTAAACCGGCATCTGACCATTCCTGTAAGTTGTCAACATCggtataaaatctcagtcccatttgAGGAACACTTATACAATATCTACCACAACCTGCTAATATCGCATTGCTAGAAACATGTTTACCCACACCAagaacatatttacagaaattAGTATGAAATTTGTTAATTAACTGTCGTTCTTGATAAGCCCACACTTAAGCACCATAAAGTAAAATTGGTTTGTTGTATCAAAGAGCTTAAAAAGAATATTAACCAGAATATTTGGATACATGTAGATTAACTTATTAATAGAAAATAATGCCTTGTTTGCTTTGGCCGATAGTGTCTGTACATTGAGTCCATGACATACGTGTAAGAGTATACCAAGATAGTTGTATGTAGAAGTCTTTAACTGTATTCCTTGAAGAAATCATTGTTCAGAGTGACGTAATTTACCTCACTAATTACTAATAATGCTCGTATCATCATTAGACATATATCCTACGTATAGCATTTAGGAAAGTGTGGTAtaattcaaaacagaaaattacataggacatcatttttgtcactgatgcatgaACTTTCAGTGTCTTCCATAAAACCCCTTGAAAGCTTTACTGAGGCCTTGAATTTTGCAAACTCGATAAAACAACTTCTGAACAAGAGTGTTATGACGCTCTTTGAAATCGTGATAAAACGATTGAAAAGTTGAAATCATCCCTTTTGTCATACAGCCTCATGGAGAATTTTTTGTCACTCTGAATCTATATGCATGGGTCTAAAATATAAAACAACTGAGGCGATCTCAAAGGCCCAGATCTCCAAACAGGCAAATAATTGTATATAATGCATAGTTTATGGTACAAATGCAGGCAAATAGTATATGATACATAGTGTATGGTACAAACAAAGGCAGATATGAACAAATACATAGCCTATGGTACAAATAGTATATGATACATAGTGTATGGTACAAATACAGGCGAATAGTATATGATACATAGTTTATGGTACAAATACAGGTAAATAGTATATAAAACATAGTTTATGGTACAAATACAGGTAAATAGTATACAATACATAGTTTATGGTACAAATACAGGTAAATAGTATACAATACATAGTTTATGGTACAAATACAGGTAAATAGTATACAATACATAGTTTATGGTACAAATACAGGGAAATGGTATGTAATACATAGTTCCTGGTACAAATGCAGGCAAATATTATATGATACATAGTGTATGGTACAAATACAGGCGAATAGTATATGATACATAGTGTATGGTACAAATACAGACAAATAGTATGTGATACATAATGTTTGGTACAAATACAGGCAAATAGTATATGGTACATAGTGTATGGTACAAATACAGGAAAACAGTATATGATACATAGTGTATGGTACAAATACAGGAAAATAGTATATGATACACAGTGTATCGTACAAATACAGGAAAATAGTATATGATGCATGCTAACCATACATAACCTGGACCGTCGCCGGTCGTTTAAGTTCAAACACCTCAGTGTTGTTTGTGATATAGATTTTCAAACAAGTTACAAACTGAACATATTTTTGTGGCCAAGTAGAACTGAAGGacatcaaaaacaaacattttaaacaagATGACATACTAGTAAAATATGCAGAAGTACATTGTGTTGCGTCTTGTAATGCTAATATCCTCAGAACACAAACTCAAGTTAAAATGAATATGAAAGGTGCAATATGGAAATTGTATAGGCTTCAATATCAGTGTTCAGAACACCAAGGGCACCAGAAATTCCAGAATCATTTAGCGGCTATGCATGCTGAGAATACATACCGCCAAGGTTTCGTTCAAAATGACCATGAAGTGCTGGTATGTTGTTCTTATCAAAGATGTTTGCATCGGCTCCACTTTTAATCAAAGCATTTACGAGCTCTGCCCTCAAAGTGTAATATCGTTCCTTGTACTCTGCATGGTCACCCAAAAAGAACGCAAGCTCTGGTGGATCACATGCTATATGAAGAGGCGTGCGTCCTGAATTGtcttgcatgtttatgttggcGTCATGTTGAAGAAGATACATAACCTTATGCAGTTGAGCATTGTGAAACACCCTGAGAAATTTTTGTGAATCTGGTATTTCTGCGAAATGATAGCCACTTTTACAGGCATAATGCAGAGGAGTCTGTCCATTTTTGTCTTGGGTATTTACACAGGTCCCAGTCTGAATCAAGATGAGGGTAATATCTTGTTTTCTCTTTGGGACAATTGTGTTGTGAACAGGATAACATGCTTCGTGCAACGGAGTCTCATTGTTTCTGTCACACTGTACAGTTGCTTTTCTTGATATAAATAATCTAGCTAAATCAACGTGTCCACTTTCGCAAGCAAGGTGCAAAGGTGTTTTGTCATGACGATTTCTTACATTTACATCCATACCGTGATTCAGAAGGATTTCTGCGACATCTCTATGACCACCATGTGCATGCAATGCAACCCTGTGAAGAAGGGTATTTAGATCTGAATCTAAAACTTTCATATTTGCATTTCTGTCAGCGAGGAACTCAAGAAGGCTTAACCGCCTTCCTTCACAAGCAATGACCAAAGGCGTTTTGCCCCTGTCTTTGTCTTCTATGTCCACTCCCGCATCAATAAGTGTGCGCACGACATCCACATGTCCATTATAGCAAGCTAAATGAAAAGGTGATGTGTTATAATTCCTGTGGTGAATGTCGACACCAAACTCTATAAATATTTGTACAATATCCCCATGTCCGTTTTCACAAGCAACATGAAATGCTGTTTTCTGGTCtttgttcaaaatattcatatttgcaCCTCTTTGTAGCAGAATGAACACAATATCCTTGTAGCCAGATTTTGAGGCAAGGTGGAGAGCGGTATATCCATGCACATCCTGTTTATCTATATCTGCCTTTTTGTTCAGGAGGACTTCAACTATATCAAAGCTTCCACTGTGACAAGCGCTCATCAATGGGCTTGTCTTTGTGTTGTCTTCTGAATGAGGATAAGCCCCTGCTTCGAGAAGGTACTTTACTGTCTCACCGTTAGCTGCCTTAGCAGCTTCATGCATTGGCGTGGCACCAATGCTATTTTTCAGGTTAATTTCAGCGTTCCCCTCTATAAGCATCTGCACACAGGCGAGGCTACGATCTGACCGATGCTTGGCTGCTTCATGCAGTgctgtgttttcattatgtCCACCCACTTTGTTGATGTCCTGGATCTTTGTGATTATCATTTCTACTCCCTTCAAATGTCCTGCGGCGCAGAGATAATGAAGAGGCGTCAAATTTCGTCGATTGACAACATTAGGATTGGCACCATGCTTCATCAGGAGGtccaagatgatgatgtttcCTTTAACAGAGGACACAATGAAAGGTGTATCTCCCTCTGCATCCACGAGGTTGACATTAACATTTGGAAAGGTAGTAAAAATGAAAGAAACGCAACTCGTTGCATTGTTCTGGCATGCTCCAAATAACAGATTCTCAACTGCAAATTTGGGAAGAGGAAATGCTTTATGGATTAGGCTCAGCAGATGCTTGGATGTACTACTGGTGCAGAGGAACAGGAAGGATCTTTTGTCAATCAGTGTTTCAGAACCCcctcccaaacgtgctctttgAAGAGACGTTGCTGGACGGTTCTCTTCAAGGTGTGATGGCAGGTCTTTTCCATGGTGAGAGAATAATAGTTCTTTCCAGTTGTGGCGGTCTTTGATGAACTGAAAAATACGTTCAACAAAGTCATTATCATTGAATACATCATGCCTTAGTGTTTTTCCCAAGTTGCCTCGCATCAGTTCCTTTGCAACACGTTGTGTGATCTCTGAAATGTATTCTCTTCCGATCTGTATCAGGTGTTGCTGGCTATCGACGACATTTGTACCACAAGCAGGCTTTAATCGTACATGATGAATCCAAAATGCCATGCTACAACGCTCTATGACAAAGAGGGGGTCAATAGTCCCTATGACAAAGgaaacagtttcaaatatcgAGGGATGCTTAAAGACAACACTCTCATATTCTTCTTCAATGAAACTTCCCTTTAGGTTATTCACTGCCCTCTTCCTCTCTTCATCTGtcaaaagtgtttttgtttgaCGAATTGTGTTAAGGTCCAGCACTCCGTCCATTTGGATAATTTCCATAAATAACTTCTTGTATGAATCGTTTTCAGCGATGAGTACTCTTGTAGATCCCTTCAACGCCCCAATTGGACTTTTGAAAAAACGTGTCGGGTCACACGACTTTTGATTTATACTGAAAAACATTGAGCAGCAGTTTGGAAATCCATGCAAGGATGATAACTTACATACTGTGTCCCTTGTATCCTCATCAACTAGCTGCtgtgtgttgtaaacatcaaagATCTGTACCTTTTCGTCAAATGACAACTTGTGCGATGGGGAATTTAGATCAAAAAGACAATCTTCTGCACTCACTTGGGCCTCAAATTTATGTAAGTAAGCTTTTGCCTCTTGGAGTACATTGATTCTGCTAACAAGAAGAAGTTTTATATGCCATAGTGACTTATCAAACATGACATCTTCCAAAACAGGTCTCCACTTGTCATAACTGTCCTtctgaaacacacacatcccgAACACATCATTTATCATGATGTAGGTATCTTTGGGACTTTTAACAGAGGTGATGGTGTAATATTCCTTGACAGATTTTATTGCAAAGACGTCATGGTCACAATTTTGCTGAAGTTCTCTCAGTGTCATGTAGGCCAAAGTTGTCTTGCCATCACCCGGGGCTCCAGTAATAGTCACGCATTTCTGTTGTCCTTGGCATTTTCTGAGAACTTTAGTCAGAGACCGTGTCGTTACGCAATGGCGTGTTTTGTTGGATATTTCATACAGCGTGCGGGCTAAAACAAGATTTTGAACTAATTTCTAAGTTGTTgagtataaaaaaaacaaaacaaaaaaaacctcgTTGCACTAATATCGTATTTCAAGTACCATTTACTGTTCGTAGATATTGACAAATGAACTATTTCCATATAACGAATATAAATAGTGAATAAGGtattcaaaaataaatattcattcCCGTACGAATTGGCTTTGACAAATCTAATAAAGCACATTGTTTTGACGCGATTTGTTGTCTGACATGAACAGGACAGTAATGTTCTACTTGTCTGTCTGCCGTACACGCGATTCTCCACATTTCTTGATTAATTCGTTGGTCTTACCTTGAAGTGATTCTTTATCGCAGTCGTTGTTGGGGGTTTTTATACACACGATTTCATTTACTGAAAACAACAATACAGAAGAATATAGCCTGTCTTATGCACGCTGGCTTTGACATTTATATAATTTGCGCAATAAATGTAAGCAAAACAAGTTGAAtgaataagaatgaagatttttatggatatcaacttctttatgtgagaacacaacgtttcggagttaatgcttactccttcatcaggtgatgatgaaggagtaagcattaactccgaaacgttgtgttctcacataaagaagttgatatccataaaaatcttcattcttatgtatcttcacttctaaatgacattcaaagacttgaagtTGAATGAAGTATTAGATAGTTTTATCCTCGtgaaactaaaaatgctttatgattcaacttctttattatacaaccATAAcgcatttttagtttgattcctccaacttctaaatgcctttgaaacaatttATCCTCGTGGCTTAAAATGTACAAGTCATTCCCCTTTTGTCAGTAAAACGTGTCCATTGCAAATTGGTATATACTAAGTTTACCCTGAGGCATTCAGCAGTTCTTTTCGAATAAATTCGAGTATCTGTACCATTTATTCGAATAACCCTGAACTCGCTAACACATTACGTCAGTTAGCTATCAAAACGGAAGTGCTCGTGTACTGTTCAAAACATCTGTTGTTACCAAATGTAAGTTGGAAATATGTCACAGATAAAGCAGTTCCTTTTGTGTCAATCGGGTGACTGAAGAGAGTCTGGGATCTTTTAAAATAGTTATGGTTCAGGCGGGGAAATATAAATATTGTCTGCTACAAAAATTACACTTTTGCAAGGAATTATTTCGTCGAAAAAATAGCATCCACGTTCTCGTTAATGAATTATGAAGTCTCCATACAAGATCTGAGTCTGAGATAACGTCACGACGTTGATACCTCATGACCTGAAAACTGGTGAATTAATAAATACTACCTTTAGCTTATGTAGATAGTTATTGTGCTcggccatatacctggaatggCATCTTGTCAGCCAGTGAGAATACAGAACAACTTCCACGGCACACACTACTGACAAGTAGAGCCTTATGCATGCCCGCGTAATTCCACAAAAGGGAAACCAAAACGAGACAGGTGGTTTATGATGTACCGGTGTATTTACAGAGAACCGTTTCTTCGGGTCGACTGTAGTATTTGGGGCTCCAACCGCACGAAAGTTATAGCGAAACATTTTCAAGCACATGTGGAATCTCTTACTGATTTTAGTGACATATATTTCGTCATAATTGGGCTTGATTCAGTTTTTAAAGAATATATGGGACATTGGGAAATGACCATGAATTATATTTGTACCAAATCGTCTTCCTACGGTAACGGTTATGTCGATCCAGAACTGCCGCCAAAACTATTTACCTCGTCCCAGCGGCCAATTTCCATTATCCCATCTTACCAATTAAAAAACGACCAAAAAAGGAAAACTATAAAAAAGCATGGTCTTACATGTTATGGGCGACCTGAATCATCTATAACGTCATGAGTGTTTTAAAGGATGACGTGAGTTCGCTGACTTCTTAGATAATGGCGTCATTCGTTTATATCTGGATCACCAGTGACGTCATTTGCAAGGGACATAAGCCATGGTGAGATTATTTGGGACATCACAATCTCGGTAAAAGCgcaaaatatgaaatgacaaaatgcaaaatgtaaataaaGTACTTAAGATGTCTGTACTGTTTTGGTTATGAGACTGCTTGACAAACACTTTTTGTGCAGAAAAAGTGCAAGACAGAAATGTTAAATTTCGTGTAAACTTGCCCTTAAACATTTTCGTGCGTGACTTTATCTTTAATTCATTCAGTTATTGCAACTTTTCATTATTCTCCTATAGAagtaaaggcattaatccatgaCACAAGAACTTTGAGGAAATTCCCAAGAAATAAATCTTTATACTTCAATGTGGAAACTTTGTACAGGCATTGGTATCAAGAAACATCACATCTTCAAATTCACTGCGAAACGTATATTTTTGAGATAAGAAATAGCTTTGTGACCGATTGACTAATTAGACTTGCAACCAGTACACCTTTGCATACTGGTGCTCATATGGAGTCTATGGAGTAATGGAAGTTATACCATGGAGTAATGGAAGTTATACCATGGAGTAATGGAAGTTATACCATGGAGTAATGAAAGTTATACCATGGAGTAATGGAAGTTATACCATGGAGTAATGGAAGTTATACCATGGAGTAATGAAAGTTATACCATGGAGTAATGGAAGTTATACCATGGAGTAATGGAAGTTATACCATGGAGTAATGAAAGTTATACCATGGAGTAATGGAAGTTATACCATGGAGTAATGAAAGTTATACCATGGAGTAATGGAAGTTATACCATGGAGTAATGAAAGTTATACCATGGAGTAATGGAAGTTATACCATGGAGTAATGAAAGTTATACCATGGAGTAATGAAAGTTATACCATGGAGTAATGAAAGTTATACCATGGAGTAATGAAAGTTATACCATGGAGTAATGGAAGTTATACCATGGAGTAATGGAAGTTATACCATGGAGTAATGGAAGTTATACCATGGAGTAATGGAAGTTATACCATGGAGTAATGAAAGTTATACCATGGAGTAATGGAAGTTATACCATGGAGTAATGGAAGTTATACCATGGAGTAATGAAAGTTATACCATGGAGTAATGGAAGTTATACCATGGAGTAATGAAAGTTATACCATGGAGTAATGAAAGTTATACCATGGAGTAATGGAAGTTATACCATGGAGTAATGGAAGTTATACCATGGAGTAATGGAAGTTATACCAT is part of the Haliotis asinina isolate JCU_RB_2024 chromosome 6, JCU_Hal_asi_v2, whole genome shotgun sequence genome and harbors:
- the LOC137287260 gene encoding uncharacterized protein isoform X1, which translates into the protein MMSSKEDERPRESGPNIRMQVYGVQGGSVVHSTVAGCTFGSNVTVNEIVCIKTPNNDCDKESLQARTLYEISNKTRHCVTTRSLTKVLRKCQGQQKCVTITGAPGDGKTTLAYMTLRELQQNCDHDVFAIKSVKEYYTITSVKSPKDTYIMINDVFGMCVFQKDSYDKWRPVLEDVMFDKSLWHIKLLLVSRINVLQEAKAYLHKFEAQVSAEDCLFDLNSPSHKLSFDEKVQIFDVYNTQQLVDEDTRDTVCKLSSLHGFPNCCSMFFSINQKSCDPTRFFKSPIGALKGSTRVLIAENDSYKKLFMEIIQMDGVLDLNTIRQTKTLLTDEERKRAVNNLKGSFIEEEYESVVFKHPSIFETVSFVIGTIDPLFVIERCSMAFWIHHVRLKPACGTNVVDSQQHLIQIGREYISEITQRVAKELMRGNLGKTLRHDVFNDNDFVERIFQFIKDRHNWKELLFSHHGKDLPSHLEENRPATSLQRARLGGGSETLIDKRSFLFLCTSSTSKHLLSLIHKAFPLPKFAVENLLFGACQNNATSCVSFIFTTFPNVNVNLVDAEGDTPFIVSSVKGNIIILDLLMKHGANPNVVNRRNLTPLHYLCAAGHLKGVEMIITKIQDINKVGGHNENTALHEAAKHRSDRSLACVQMLIEGNAEINLKNSIGATPMHEAAKAANGETVKYLLEAGAYPHSEDNTKTSPLMSACHSGSFDIVEVLLNKKADIDKQDVHGYTALHLASKSGYKDIVFILLQRGANMNILNKDQKTAFHVACENGHGDIVQIFIEFGVDIHHRNYNTSPFHLACYNGHVDVVRTLIDAGVDIEDKDRGKTPLVIACEGRRLSLLEFLADRNANMKVLDSDLNTLLHRVALHAHGGHRDVAEILLNHGMDVNVRNRHDKTPLHLACESGHVDLARLFISRKATVQCDRNNETPLHEACYPVHNTIVPKRKQDITLILIQTGTCVNTQDKNGQTPLHYACKSGYHFAEIPDSQKFLRVFHNAQLHKVMYLLQHDANINMQDNSGRTPLHIACDPPELAFFLGDHAEYKERYYTLRAELVNALIKSGADANIFDKNNIPALHGHFERNLGGMYSQHA